A genomic segment from Cyanobium sp. NIES-981 encodes:
- the glgB gene encoding 1,4-alpha-glucan branching protein GlgB, translated as MPVPTLEWLVEDGARLAECRHDHPFAVLGPQPIDAGRWVVRVWMPEADEVLILRGEDVVPTATPNHPWVFEAELDHDPSSSYRVRVRRAGITHETHDPWAFREEWMGELDRHLFAEGNHHHIWRRMGAHLVERNGVAGVMFCLWAPNARSVAVIGPFNSWDGRHHPMQSRLGGIWELFIPGVAAGAIYKYEIRTQAGHCYQKADPYGFRHEVRPANASIVHPLGGFAWSDAGWMDERDSRNPLDQPVAVYEMHLGSWMHASADQPYIEADGTPRPPIQPADLKPGARLLTYPELADRVIPYVKARGFTHIELMPISEHPFDGSWGYQVTGWYAPTSRFGTPEEFRAFVNRCHAEGIGVILDWVPGHFPKDAHGLAFFDGAHLYEHADPRIGEHKEWGTLIFNYSRNEVRNFLVANLVYWFEEFHIDGIRVDAVASMLYRDYLRPDGEWLPNEQGGRENTEAVLFLQQANHVLFQHFPGALSIAEESTTWPMVTQPTNIGGLGFNLKWNMGWMHDMLDYFELDPWFRQFHQNNVTFSIWYAYTENFMLALSHDEVVHGKSNLLHKMPGDDWQKFANVRALLAYMWTHPGKKTIFMGMEFGQRAEWNVWGDLQWDLLNYEPHRGIQRLVDDLNVFYKAEPALWGDDFNEYGFQWIDCSDNRHSVISFMRRESTTGRWLVVVANFTPQSHSHYRVGVPVEGFYSEVFNTDAERYGGSNLGNLGGKFTDTWAVHGYEHSLDLCLPPLSVLVFQRDEKRSLEAAEFAASAALPAA; from the coding sequence ATGCCGGTCCCCACGCTGGAGTGGTTGGTGGAGGATGGTGCGCGCCTGGCGGAGTGCCGCCACGACCACCCCTTCGCCGTGCTGGGCCCCCAGCCGATCGATGCGGGCCGCTGGGTGGTGCGGGTGTGGATGCCGGAGGCCGACGAGGTGCTGATCCTGCGGGGGGAGGACGTGGTGCCCACCGCCACCCCCAACCACCCCTGGGTGTTCGAGGCGGAACTGGATCACGACCCCAGCTCCAGCTACCGGGTGCGGGTGCGCCGCGCCGGCATCACCCATGAGACCCATGACCCCTGGGCATTCCGCGAGGAGTGGATGGGCGAGCTGGACCGCCATCTCTTCGCCGAGGGTAACCACCACCACATCTGGCGCCGGATGGGAGCCCACCTGGTGGAGCGGAACGGGGTGGCCGGGGTGATGTTCTGCCTGTGGGCCCCCAACGCCCGCAGCGTGGCTGTGATCGGGCCGTTCAACAGCTGGGACGGGCGGCATCACCCGATGCAGTCACGGCTGGGAGGCATCTGGGAGCTGTTCATCCCCGGCGTGGCCGCTGGTGCCATCTACAAATACGAGATCCGCACCCAGGCCGGGCATTGTTACCAGAAGGCCGATCCCTACGGCTTCCGCCACGAGGTGCGGCCTGCCAACGCGTCGATCGTGCACCCCCTGGGGGGCTTCGCCTGGAGCGACGCCGGCTGGATGGACGAACGGGACAGCCGCAATCCGCTCGACCAGCCGGTGGCGGTGTACGAGATGCATCTCGGTAGCTGGATGCACGCCAGCGCTGACCAGCCCTACATCGAGGCCGACGGCACGCCGAGGCCCCCGATCCAACCCGCTGACCTCAAACCCGGTGCCCGCCTGCTCACCTACCCGGAGCTGGCGGACAGGGTGATCCCCTATGTGAAGGCACGGGGCTTCACCCATATCGAGCTGATGCCGATCTCCGAGCATCCCTTCGATGGGTCGTGGGGCTACCAGGTGACGGGCTGGTACGCCCCCACCAGCCGCTTCGGCACACCGGAGGAGTTCCGGGCTTTCGTGAACCGCTGCCACGCCGAAGGGATCGGCGTGATCCTCGACTGGGTGCCGGGCCATTTCCCCAAGGATGCCCACGGGCTCGCCTTCTTCGATGGCGCCCATCTCTACGAGCACGCCGACCCCCGCATCGGGGAGCACAAGGAGTGGGGCACGCTGATCTTCAACTACAGCCGCAACGAGGTGCGGAACTTCCTGGTGGCGAACCTGGTGTACTGGTTCGAGGAATTCCACATCGACGGCATCCGGGTGGATGCGGTGGCCTCGATGCTCTACCGCGATTACCTGCGGCCCGATGGCGAATGGCTGCCGAACGAACAGGGCGGCCGGGAGAATACCGAAGCGGTGCTCTTTCTCCAGCAGGCCAACCATGTGCTGTTCCAGCACTTCCCAGGCGCCCTGTCGATCGCGGAGGAATCCACCACCTGGCCGATGGTGACCCAGCCCACGAACATCGGCGGCCTGGGCTTCAACCTGAAGTGGAACATGGGTTGGATGCACGACATGCTCGATTACTTCGAGCTGGATCCCTGGTTCCGGCAGTTCCACCAGAACAATGTCACGTTCTCCATCTGGTATGCCTACACCGAGAACTTCATGCTGGCCCTCAGCCACGATGAGGTGGTGCATGGCAAGAGCAATCTGCTCCACAAAATGCCGGGCGACGACTGGCAGAAGTTCGCCAACGTGCGCGCCCTGCTGGCCTACATGTGGACCCATCCCGGCAAGAAGACGATCTTCATGGGGATGGAGTTCGGCCAGCGGGCTGAATGGAACGTGTGGGGAGATCTTCAGTGGGACCTGCTGAACTACGAACCCCACCGCGGCATCCAGCGACTCGTGGATGACCTGAACGTGTTCTACAAGGCGGAGCCGGCCCTCTGGGGCGATGACTTCAATGAGTACGGCTTCCAGTGGATCGACTGCAGCGACAACCGCCACTCGGTGATCAGCTTCATGCGGCGCGAGAGCACCACGGGGCGCTGGCTGGTGGTGGTGGCGAACTTCACGCCCCAGAGCCACTCCCACTACCGGGTGGGGGTGCCGGTGGAGGGCTTCTACAGCGAGGTGTTCAACACCGACGCCGAACGGTACGGCGGCAGCAACCTGGGCAATCTGGGCGGCAAGTTCACCGACACCTGGGCGGTGCATGGCTACGAGCACTCGCTCGACCTCTGCCTGCCACCGCTGTCGGTGCTGGTGTTCCAGCGGGATGAGAAACGCAGCCTCGAGGCCGCTGAATTCGCCGCCTCGGCTGCGCTGCCGGCCGCCTGA
- the hemE gene encoding uroporphyrinogen decarboxylase, with amino-acid sequence MAESAPLLLRAARGEQVERPPVWMMRQAGRYMKVYRDLRDRHPGFRERSENPDLSYEISMQPFRAFQPDGVILFSDILTPLPGMGIDFDIVESKGPIIEPAIRSQAQVDALRPLNPAEALPFVGEVLGRLRADVGNAAAVLGFVGAPWTLAAYAVEGRSSKSYAVIKAMAFQEPALLHQLLGHLADSIATYVRYQIDSGAQVVQLFDSWAGQLSPIDYDVFAAPYQKRVIDQVKATHPDTPLILYISGSAGVLERMARTGIDFISLDWTVDMADGCARLPQHLGVQGNVDPGLLFGTPEAIRERILDTVRKARGRRHILNLGHGILPGTPEENARVFFETGKAVNELLGAAV; translated from the coding sequence ATGGCCGAATCCGCCCCCCTGCTGCTGCGCGCCGCCCGAGGTGAGCAGGTGGAGCGGCCGCCGGTGTGGATGATGCGCCAGGCCGGCCGCTACATGAAGGTGTACCGCGATCTGCGCGACCGCCACCCCGGCTTCCGCGAGCGCTCGGAGAACCCCGATCTCTCCTACGAGATCTCGATGCAGCCGTTCCGGGCCTTCCAGCCCGATGGCGTGATCCTCTTCTCCGACATCCTCACCCCGCTGCCGGGGATGGGCATCGACTTCGACATCGTCGAGAGCAAGGGCCCGATCATCGAGCCCGCCATCCGCAGCCAGGCCCAGGTGGATGCCCTGCGGCCGCTGAACCCGGCGGAAGCGCTGCCCTTCGTGGGCGAGGTGCTGGGCAGGCTGCGGGCCGACGTCGGCAACGCCGCCGCGGTGCTCGGTTTCGTGGGAGCCCCCTGGACCCTGGCGGCCTACGCCGTGGAGGGCAGGAGCTCCAAGAGCTACGCCGTGATCAAGGCGATGGCGTTTCAGGAGCCGGCCCTGCTGCACCAGCTGCTGGGCCACCTGGCCGATTCAATCGCCACCTACGTGCGTTACCAGATCGACAGCGGCGCCCAGGTGGTGCAGCTGTTCGACTCCTGGGCCGGCCAGCTCAGTCCGATCGACTACGACGTGTTCGCCGCGCCGTACCAGAAGCGGGTGATCGACCAGGTGAAGGCCACCCATCCGGACACGCCGCTGATCCTCTACATCTCCGGCAGCGCCGGCGTGCTCGAGCGCATGGCCCGCACGGGAATCGACTTCATCTCCCTCGACTGGACGGTCGACATGGCCGATGGGTGTGCGCGGCTGCCCCAGCACCTCGGCGTGCAGGGCAACGTCGACCCCGGCCTGTTGTTCGGCACCCCGGAGGCGATCCGTGAGCGCATCCTCGACACCGTGCGCAAGGCGCGCGGCCGCCGCCACATCCTCAACCTGGGGCACGGCATCCTGCCCGGCACCCCGGAGGAGAATGCACGGGTGTTCTTCGAAACCGGCAAGGCCGTGAACGAGCTGCTCGGAGCCGCCGTTTGA
- a CDS encoding NAD(P)-dependent oxidoreductase, which yields MSVAPAAPPEAVARPQRILITGASGCVGQYIGALLHRETDAQLLLLLRDPAKLTALPPDDPRITLLVADLRQLGSPEVAEVNAAIATATRVIHTATAWGDPERAQRVNVDAVKTLLALTDPARLEQVIYFSTASVLDRRLQLLPEASRYGTEYIQTKALCLQQLERHPLAPRIVAVFPTLVFGGRVDGSGPYPTSYLTAGLGEAARWLWLARWLRAEASFHFIHAADIARVCQVLVTAPHRPNPEEGQGALRRLVLGQPPVSVNATVRQLCRWRGVWWPPFGLDLRGWLVEGLIRLLRIELNAWDRFSIRQRHFVHEPVSPPERFGGVSHAPTLETVFADAGLPRRGRLPAQSRP from the coding sequence TTGAGCGTGGCCCCGGCAGCGCCGCCGGAGGCTGTCGCCCGGCCGCAGCGGATCCTGATCACCGGCGCCAGCGGCTGTGTGGGCCAGTACATCGGCGCCCTCCTCCACCGGGAGACGGATGCCCAGCTGCTGCTGCTGCTGCGCGATCCAGCCAAGCTCACGGCCCTGCCGCCGGACGATCCCCGCATCACCCTCCTGGTGGCCGACCTGCGCCAGCTGGGGAGCCCTGAGGTGGCGGAGGTGAACGCCGCCATCGCCACAGCCACCCGGGTGATCCACACCGCCACGGCCTGGGGCGATCCGGAGCGGGCGCAGCGCGTGAACGTGGATGCGGTGAAGACCCTGCTGGCCCTCACCGATCCGGCGCGACTGGAGCAGGTGATCTACTTCTCCACCGCCTCGGTGCTGGATCGCCGGCTGCAGCTCCTGCCGGAGGCCAGCCGCTACGGCACCGAATACATCCAGACCAAGGCCCTGTGCCTGCAGCAGCTGGAGCGCCACCCCCTGGCCCCGCGCATCGTGGCGGTGTTCCCCACCCTGGTGTTCGGCGGCAGGGTGGACGGCAGTGGCCCTTACCCCACCAGCTACCTCACCGCGGGCCTGGGCGAGGCGGCCCGCTGGCTGTGGCTGGCCCGCTGGCTGCGGGCCGAGGCCTCCTTCCACTTCATCCACGCCGCCGACATTGCCCGGGTGTGCCAGGTGCTGGTCACGGCGCCCCATCGGCCCAACCCGGAGGAGGGACAGGGGGCTCTGCGGCGGTTGGTGCTGGGCCAGCCACCGGTGAGCGTGAACGCCACGGTGCGCCAGCTCTGCCGCTGGCGCGGGGTCTGGTGGCCGCCGTTCGGTCTGGATCTGCGCGGCTGGCTGGTGGAGGGCCTGATCCGCCTGCTGCGGATCGAGCTGAACGCCTGGGACCGCTTCTCGATCCGCCAGCGCCACTTCGTGCATGAGCCGGTGAGTCCGCCTGAGCGCTTCGGCGGCGTGAGCCACGCCCCCACGCTGGAGACCGTGTTCGCCGACGCCGGCCTGCCGCGCCGGGGGCGCCTGCCGGCCCAGTCGCGCCCATGA
- a CDS encoding plastocyanin/azurin family copper-binding protein produces the protein MNRALAWLCRGVLMLTLLLTAAAGPAAAATHRLQLGTAEGLLAFEPSTLRIEAGDVVTFEVHGLGPHNLIVAGHPEWSHEGLVFEEGGQWQRRFDAAGRYPFWCEPHRFAGMEGLLIVEEPAAAQG, from the coding sequence ATGAACCGTGCCCTGGCCTGGTTGTGCCGAGGCGTGCTGATGCTCACGCTGCTGCTCACAGCGGCCGCGGGCCCCGCCGCCGCCGCCACCCACCGGCTGCAGCTGGGAACGGCGGAGGGCCTGCTCGCCTTCGAACCCAGCACCCTGCGCATCGAGGCCGGCGATGTGGTGACCTTCGAGGTGCACGGCCTGGGACCCCACAACCTGATCGTGGCCGGCCATCCGGAATGGAGCCACGAGGGCCTGGTGTTCGAGGAGGGGGGCCAGTGGCAGCGACGCTTCGATGCGGCGGGGCGGTACCCGTTCTGGTGCGAGCCCCATCGCTTCGCGGGGATGGAGGGGCTGCTGATCGTGGAGGAGCCGGCGGCCGCGCAGGGCTGA
- a CDS encoding c-type cytochrome gives MRRLFSLIALCLALVLGAAPSYAADVAHGGQLFSANCAACHMGGGNVVNAERTLKQDALEAYLANYSSDHEAAIAYQVTNGKNAMPAFGGKLSEGDIADVAAYVEDMASKGWA, from the coding sequence ATGCGCCGTCTTTTCTCCCTGATCGCTCTCTGCCTGGCGTTGGTGCTGGGTGCCGCTCCCAGCTATGCGGCCGATGTGGCCCATGGCGGCCAGCTCTTCTCCGCCAACTGCGCCGCCTGCCACATGGGCGGTGGCAACGTGGTGAACGCGGAACGCACCCTCAAGCAGGATGCCCTGGAGGCCTACCTGGCCAACTACAGCAGCGACCACGAAGCCGCCATCGCCTACCAGGTGACCAACGGCAAGAACGCCATGCCGGCCTTCGGCGGCAAGCTCAGCGAAGGCGACATCGCCGACGTGGCGGCCTACGTGGAAGACATGGCCTCCAAGGGCTGGGCCTGA
- a CDS encoding bluetail domain-containing putative surface protein, which yields MAVSTFSNLNPVAIPGTGTSGVGSPYPSLISVGGLPGGVTRVSVTLRNLSHTWPDDVDVLLVAPDGTTRSLVMSDAGGGNVLSSVNLSFDDNAPAPLPDSTQIVSGLYKPSDYQSGDSFPAPAPAGPHTADFRTFRGINPNGTWRLYINDDFNPDSGNLAQGWELRLFHGANPVFGDDGDNLIRLKKSVNTYAGGLGSDTYKLGRKAVRSSWLKKYDHFTDFDTDNDRINYPFGRPRGIGKDFGTLSSLSAKALNKKFTRKNLKSKAWGTFKVGAGGVNERTFLVMNDRIPDFQLKRDFLIEITGHFGSTPLSSLNVI from the coding sequence GTGGCCGTCTCTACGTTTTCCAATCTCAACCCGGTGGCCATCCCAGGCACGGGGACATCCGGAGTTGGCTCCCCTTACCCATCACTGATCAGCGTGGGGGGGCTGCCGGGGGGCGTCACCCGGGTGAGCGTGACCCTCAGGAATCTGAGCCACACCTGGCCAGATGATGTCGACGTGCTGTTGGTGGCCCCCGATGGGACCACCCGTTCCCTGGTGATGTCGGACGCGGGCGGTGGCAATGTGCTCAGCTCCGTCAATCTGAGCTTTGACGACAATGCCCCCGCCCCCCTACCGGACTCCACTCAGATCGTCAGCGGCCTCTACAAGCCCTCCGACTACCAATCTGGTGACTCCTTCCCAGCCCCGGCACCGGCCGGCCCCCACACGGCCGACTTCAGGACCTTCCGGGGCATCAATCCCAACGGCACCTGGCGCCTGTACATCAATGACGATTTCAATCCGGATAGCGGCAACCTGGCGCAGGGCTGGGAGCTGCGCCTCTTCCATGGCGCCAACCCCGTGTTCGGCGATGACGGCGACAACCTGATCAGGCTGAAAAAATCCGTCAATACCTACGCCGGAGGCCTGGGGAGCGATACCTACAAGTTAGGACGCAAAGCTGTCCGATCGTCCTGGCTCAAGAAATACGATCACTTCACGGATTTTGACACTGACAACGACCGGATCAACTATCCCTTTGGTCGCCCCCGTGGAATCGGCAAAGACTTTGGCACCCTTTCCTCGCTGAGCGCCAAGGCGCTGAACAAGAAGTTCACTCGGAAGAATTTGAAGAGCAAAGCCTGGGGAACATTCAAGGTTGGAGCAGGTGGCGTGAACGAACGCACATTCTTGGTGATGAATGACCGCATTCCGGACTTTCAACTCAAAAGGGATTTCCTGATTGAAATCACCGGCCATTTCGGCAGCACCCCCCTCTCCAGCCTCAATGTGATCTGA